The Aquila chrysaetos chrysaetos chromosome 16, bAquChr1.4, whole genome shotgun sequence genome has a segment encoding these proteins:
- the RPL27A gene encoding 60S ribosomal protein L27a: MPSRLRKTRKLRGHVSHGHGRVGKHRKHPGGRGNAGGMHHHRINFDKYHPGYFGKVGMRHYHLKRNQKFCPTVNLDKLWTLVSEQTRLNYAKNEAGLAPVIDVVRSGYYKVLGKGKLPKQPVIVKAKFFSRRAEEKIKEVGGACVLVA, from the exons ATG CCCTCCAGACTAAGGAAGACCCGGAAGCTGAGAGGACACGTTAGCCACGGCCACGGCCGCGTTG gcaaACACAGGAAACATCCTGGAGGGCGTGGTAATGCTGGTGGTATGCACCATCACAGGATTAACTTTGATAAATA TCACCCTGGTTACTTTGGAAAAGTAGGCATGAGACACTATCACTTGAAGAGAAACCAAAAGTTCTGTCCTACTGTCAATTTGGATAAACTATGGACACTTGTCAGTGAACAGACAAGGCTCAATTATGCAAAAAACGAGGCTGGACTGGCCCCGGTCATTGATGTTGTGCGCTCG gGCTACTACAAAGTCCTGGGCAAGGGCAAGCTGCCCAAGCAGCCTGTAATTGTGAAAGCAAAGTTCTTCAGTagaagagcagaggagaagatCAAAGAAGTTGGTGGTGCCTGTGTGCTTGTGGCATAA